Proteins from a genomic interval of Microaerobacter geothermalis:
- a CDS encoding recombinase family protein, which yields MRCAIYARVSTELDSQKNSVSHQISFFNRYVEEKGWTIYDIYKDEGVSGTSIKKRKEIQRLMRDARAKKFDYVLFKSISRFARDIQDGINMKRELDSLGIGMIFIEQNIDTKTADGELMFSIHLTVAQQESEQISKRVKFGKREKAKKGKFNGSLPPFGYKRNGNQLELDPQYAPYVKEIFRLYLYEDWGLQRIAKHLSKLGIPTPRKVQGAKNAGALWQQSTVKIILTNPMYTGNMVQNRSEVISIRTKNRKQVSENQQTVVTGTHEALVTVEEFEEVQAKLKRKGKKRSNGQESLFAHIAVCADCGTGMHYKNDRKAYLCGRYQKYGKTFCSHHLIKADKLLSEVLIVLKELTEEGVKKKKLIEVAKKEVGKHAATHDTELKQIEKRIQQLTKKQSNLLDLLNEGDLTKDEWRTQNELIREEVTQLSARKLELQSLIGKEKDMDSQIHAFEKQVSKLIHLNIEDEKVLKQVIHKLIHKIEVFEGGKIKIHFNFINPVAKMGA from the coding sequence ATGCGTTGTGCAATATATGCTCGTGTTAGTACTGAACTGGACAGCCAAAAGAACAGTGTTAGCCATCAAATTTCCTTCTTTAACCGCTATGTGGAGGAAAAGGGCTGGACAATCTATGACATCTATAAAGACGAGGGAGTAAGCGGAACCAGTATTAAAAAGCGCAAAGAAATTCAACGCCTAATGAGGGATGCTAGAGCCAAGAAATTCGATTACGTTCTATTTAAGTCAATCTCCCGCTTTGCCCGCGACATTCAAGACGGAATAAACATGAAGCGGGAATTAGACAGTTTGGGAATCGGGATGATTTTCATTGAACAAAACATTGACACTAAGACAGCGGACGGAGAGTTAATGTTTTCAATCCATCTCACTGTCGCCCAACAAGAAAGCGAACAAATATCTAAACGAGTGAAATTTGGCAAACGTGAAAAGGCAAAAAAAGGAAAGTTTAACGGTTCCCTCCCGCCTTTTGGGTACAAGAGAAACGGAAACCAGCTTGAACTTGACCCGCAGTATGCTCCCTATGTGAAGGAGATTTTCCGCCTATATCTTTATGAGGATTGGGGGCTTCAAAGGATTGCTAAACACTTGTCTAAACTTGGCATTCCTACACCGAGAAAGGTACAGGGAGCCAAGAATGCGGGGGCACTGTGGCAACAAAGTACAGTGAAAATCATCCTAACCAATCCTATGTACACAGGGAATATGGTTCAAAATCGCAGTGAGGTTATCAGTATCCGTACCAAAAATAGAAAACAAGTGTCAGAAAATCAGCAAACGGTTGTTACTGGCACCCATGAAGCCCTTGTGACAGTGGAAGAATTTGAAGAGGTACAAGCTAAATTAAAACGCAAAGGCAAGAAAAGAAGCAACGGGCAAGAAAGCCTATTCGCCCATATAGCGGTTTGTGCGGATTGCGGTACAGGAATGCACTATAAAAACGATAGAAAAGCGTACTTATGCGGGAGATACCAAAAATACGGAAAGACGTTTTGTAGCCATCACCTGATTAAAGCGGATAAACTCTTGTCCGAAGTTTTAATTGTACTGAAAGAACTGACAGAAGAAGGCGTAAAAAAGAAAAAACTGATTGAAGTTGCCAAAAAAGAAGTGGGAAAGCATGCAGCTACTCATGATACGGAGCTAAAGCAAATTGAAAAGCGAATCCAACAGCTAACGAAGAAGCAAAGCAATTTGTTAGACCTTCTCAATGAGGGTGACCTGACCAAGGACGAGTGGAGAACCCAAAATGAGCTTATCCGCGAAGAGGTAACCCAGTTATCCGCTAGAAAATTGGAGCTACAATCCCTCATAGGCAAAGAGAAAGACATGGACAGCCAAATCCATGCCTTTGAAAAACAAGTCTCTAAATTAATCCACCTTAACATCGAGGATGAGAAGGTATTAAAACAGGTCATTCACAAACTCATCCATAAAATCGAAGTGTTCGAAGGTGGAAAGATAAAGATTCATTTCAATTTCATCAATCCAGTAGCAAAAATGGGGGCATAG
- a CDS encoding ImmA/IrrE family metallo-endopeptidase, producing the protein MGIKGIPAPYFDDIARQEKIKVKRCSLPSEKDLSGMLIYRGEMKGILINTYIENIGRQNFTFAHELGHYFLKHKPPYVLDGESSFRCSNQDMEVVEDYSSIEVEANQFAVELLMPELLVKPLLAGTVFDFTLMNSLANQFYVSKHACGNRILDFMKEPYILICSKGTFVTAVKCSNAAKRFGKVLKNIPTESHAYRAIQYEQNQKQFYLSPGSVWFGQLYSNIIVYECTRGNYEHDVSMTILKVEYYTNH; encoded by the coding sequence ATGGGTATAAAGGGGATTCCGGCTCCATATTTTGATGATATCGCGCGTCAGGAGAAGATAAAAGTAAAACGATGCTCTTTGCCATCAGAAAAGGATTTGAGCGGGATGCTGATATATAGAGGTGAAATGAAAGGTATCCTTATCAATACATATATTGAAAACATCGGACGCCAAAACTTTACTTTTGCCCATGAGCTTGGCCATTATTTTTTAAAGCATAAACCTCCATATGTATTGGATGGGGAGTCAAGTTTTAGATGCTCAAATCAAGACATGGAAGTTGTAGAAGACTATTCTTCCATAGAAGTTGAGGCGAATCAATTCGCTGTCGAATTATTAATGCCTGAGTTGCTTGTTAAGCCACTTTTAGCAGGAACTGTTTTTGATTTTACTTTAATGAATAGTTTGGCGAACCAGTTTTATGTATCAAAGCATGCGTGCGGGAACAGAATTTTGGACTTTATGAAGGAACCTTATATTCTTATATGCTCTAAGGGGACATTCGTTACCGCAGTGAAATGCTCTAACGCGGCCAAGAGATTTGGAAAAGTATTAAAGAATATTCCCACAGAAAGTCATGCATACAGAGCGATTCAATATGAGCAGAATCAAAAGCAGTTCTATCTTTCGCCTGGCTCTGTATGGTTTGGACAATTATATAGCAATATTATTGTTTACGAGTGCACTCGGGGGAATTATGAGCATGATGTATCTATGACGATTTTGAAAGTAGAGTATTATACAAACCACTGA